One Sphaerisporangium krabiense DNA segment encodes these proteins:
- a CDS encoding class F sortase: MADTPKWLRIVVAGVVTGAVLYAITGGPGRESEPRRIKTAVPERLDIPSLGLKAPLMKLGLADDGEVELPPFEKPSTAGWFDQSVVPGDAGPSVIIGHVDTKTAPAVFYRLRELKKGAIVKVRRSDGRTAQYRVNAIEQVAKDRFPAERVYADDGLRLVTCGGTFDRKTHEYLDNIIIYTTLIGAPFPAAA; encoded by the coding sequence ATGGCCGACACCCCCAAGTGGCTGAGGATCGTGGTCGCCGGGGTCGTCACCGGCGCCGTCCTGTACGCGATCACCGGCGGCCCCGGACGCGAGTCCGAGCCGCGCCGGATCAAGACCGCCGTCCCCGAGCGCCTCGACATCCCCTCCCTCGGCCTGAAGGCCCCCCTCATGAAACTGGGCCTCGCCGACGACGGAGAGGTCGAGCTGCCGCCGTTCGAGAAGCCGTCCACGGCGGGCTGGTTCGACCAGAGCGTCGTCCCCGGCGACGCGGGCCCCTCGGTGATCATCGGCCATGTGGACACCAAGACGGCCCCCGCCGTCTTCTACCGCCTGCGCGAGCTCAAGAAGGGCGCGATCGTCAAGGTCCGACGCAGCGACGGCAGGACCGCCCAGTACCGCGTCAACGCCATCGAACAGGTCGCCAAGGACCGCTTCCCCGCCGAACGCGTCTACGCCGACGACGGCCTCCGCCTGGTCACCTGCGGCGGCACCTTCGACCGCAAGACCCACGAATACCTCGACAACATCATCATCTACACGACCCTGATAGGCGCCCCCTTCCCCGCCGCCGCGTAG
- the tsaE gene encoding tRNA (adenosine(37)-N6)-threonylcarbamoyltransferase complex ATPase subunit type 1 TsaE, with translation MNQVTRHVTRDVPTTEDMRALGEEVARLFGPGDLVVLSGPLGAGKTTFVQGVAEGLKVRGPITSPTFVIARVHPSLAGGPALVHADAYRLGGALEVDDLDLDASLEDSVTVVEWGEGLVEGLAEDRLEIAIRRADAGEERVVELRAVGSRWNEAIGRLSPI, from the coding sequence ATGAACCAGGTGACCAGACACGTGACCAGAGACGTGCCCACGACCGAGGACATGCGCGCGCTGGGGGAGGAGGTCGCGCGCCTGTTCGGCCCCGGCGACCTGGTCGTGCTGTCCGGCCCGCTCGGCGCGGGCAAGACCACCTTCGTCCAGGGCGTCGCCGAGGGGCTCAAGGTGCGCGGGCCGATCACCTCGCCGACGTTCGTGATCGCCCGCGTCCACCCCTCGCTCGCCGGCGGCCCGGCCCTGGTCCACGCGGACGCCTACCGCCTCGGCGGCGCGCTGGAGGTCGACGACCTCGACCTGGACGCCTCCCTGGAGGACTCGGTGACCGTCGTGGAGTGGGGCGAGGGCCTGGTGGAGGGGCTCGCCGAGGACCGTCTGGAGATCGCGATCCGGCGCGCCGACGCGGGCGAGGAGCGCGTCGTCGAGCTGCGCGCGGTCGGGTCGCGGTGGAACGAGGCGATCGGCCGCCTTTCTCCGATCTAG